The genomic region GCGTTAATTTCAACTCACTTATTAAGTTACAATCATATTTCTATACTTCAAACTAGATCGCTTTCCCCCAGAAAGTTTAGATGTGAATTgattaactcaattcaatttacCCACAAATTTTGCACTCAAAGACAATTCCTCATTTAACAAGTAATGTGCTCTCTAATTTGTACTGCTAACCTAAACAAGCCATtgaatataaatacaaaatatgttTGTTTAGTTGGTGTAAAAAAAGTAACTAAGCAAATTACCTAAACTTAATATTCTGCTACCGTATTATTCTAGTCTCTTCTTAAAATAACTTCAGACTCTACTGAGCTTCTCCCTGTCGGGATCAACCTTTGTGCTATGCTATACTCCTTAGCCCAACTTAGATATACTTTAATAGTTTCTATGAAATTCTAGAATAATCCTTGAAACACAAAGAGATTTCTGTTCTTCCATATACACGATACAAGCAAACTAAAAAGAGTAGACCAAGGGATCCCATCTGTCGTCCCTCCGAAATTACCCAAAtttgtctttattcattttggGAGATTGCTGGAGACTTGTTGAATTACAATCAATTACAATTACTAATTTTTAAGTAACCATTTAAAAAGGCcctcaataattaaaatagtggTAAGGCTCCATTCAATACCAAACTCCAATAATTAGAATACCGACAAAGATCCATTCAATATCAAACTCctttaaagattaaatcttttatttaaaagaactTTGATTATATTGAAAGTCTAAATTCGATTCTTGCTTAATTTGATTCTTCCATGTAAGGTATTCTTAACTATccaaagaaatataattaaaatatacaaagagACATTGTaatattcttataaattttctttcaattgcTACTTTCCATAAATAAAAGACCGAATTAATGACATTAAAGGCGCATAGATATCCATAAGaaaatctctcttttttttctcataGAAGTGAAGATGTGCTGAATTATTAAGCTGGGTCAAGGCAGGCAGATAATGGATTTAACATGAAACTTTTAGGTTGAGCTTTGAATTCCCCAAATATTCCTCTATCAACTTCACTTTGGATCCACCTGCAaagctttttattattatatacatatttttatactaatatttatatattttatatttaaattcaaataattttttatttaataaataaattgagcTAAAAATTATAGTTAAGATTCCGTCTAATTCAAATTGGACTAAATGGATAACATATATGTTTAAAGTGTTATAATTATAGTACCttcaaaatacaaatacaaatatattcCGAGTAATAACAAGCATCAAATTGTTACAACACAAATTGTTTAAGTAATTacaaagtagaatcaaattATTCCAGCACAAATGGATTAAGAACTGGTAAAATCCAAACTAAAGTAGACTAATAGGACTAAAACCCACACATAGGACTGAGCAAAACttgattcaattaaaaaaaattaaattttgagttaatcgagttattctagttaactcgaataagtaattcaagttttgagtttgaatcgagttgaattttacaattcgaataactggaataattcaaataattcgaataacagatTGATGTAAATACCCCTTTGGTCcctgtcaattttaaaaataaccaaattggtctctctctcaataaaattacaaaaagaattttcaaaattcaaaataattttaaaaatcacattatttataaaattccaatatatatatttaaaattataataatttaaaaatctaaagaatatataaacaaatttaaaaactttctaaaataataatttcggGACctaataagttaattaataattcaacttTATCATACTAaggtatattattttattattattttactttgaaaagttttcaaatatatatggtttatgtACTCCAATatggaattagttatattgtaacaagattttaatttgacatgtttaattttttaatttaactcaaacaattgcacttgattcgattcgactcgaatttcattttactaaactagatttgaaaaaattttaaatcaaattaggatgataaaaaaggactcgtcaactcgattaacttcaaaattttttacgCGATTCAATCGAACGCTCACTTTTACCCGCACGTGGCAACTACACATAATGAGATTCGAAGACCATGcatataattgaatcaaaatatttaaggTGAAGAACCTTTGTGGTTACTAACAATATCAAGATCTTTTTGACTGGATAATGCATAGGcatgattaaatatttattaactggaatttgaaaataaaacatgagAGTTTTTAGCGATATGCCACCATAGCATTTGAAAAGTTGGATAGCAAACggtcaatttttttcttcttctgaaTTAATGCATGACTGTGACATAGGCTGTCAAATAATGTCATCATTTACTAATTTATACACCTGAAACTAGTCGATATTTGAGAGATATAGACGTTATACTAATATAAACACCCAACTTCAGCTTAGGTCAAAGCTATTCTTTATTTGAGGTATTTACTTAAAGTGTTTCATGATATGAAGTGATACATTTATATAGTTATGACTGTgattgttcaattttttaatgcTTTCGGTTGCATAATATTACCCTTAACAAATATTCTATGTGAAACTACGGTTAAAAAAGTTAATAGGAATCACGTGAAATTtcatatgtaaaatattttaataagatataatttattatttaaataacctaataagataaattaaattaaaaaattaactcttaattcaaagaaaataaacgtaattatctaaaaaattaactcaataGAAAACTTCTCAATAAATAAATGTACGAAAGATTGAAaccttttgaaagaaaagaaaatttgaagtcttgaatttattcattaaatcataGAAAAAGCAgatgaaaaaaagaacaaaagttgATAACTAAAAAgactcaaaaatacaattagaatcttttaacaaaacatgtaaacgtCAATGACCAAATTTAGTATTAAgtctatatttaaatatgatttatatattacgAGActtaaatcaaaaaaaatatataaaagaatttatacTTAATAAAACTCGAATATGAAATCTTAAAACATCCTAGTggataaatttatatgtattctttgtatataaaaaaatatatatggattGTTCTTGGTGGTTGGCAAATGGGATGAAAATCATGTGCAATTGTAACTCTCTTCACGTGCTATCTAGACAAGAAATTGGGACCTCAGGCTGacacaaccatttttatttgtttcttcttccatttcattgaatatatatatatacacacacaagACTTAAGttattagttatatataattactGTTAGTTTATATAAAGATATCTTGTTGGAATGTTGAAAAGAGGAAAATCATAAATTctgaaaaccctaaattcaaaaaaaaaaaaataccatatATGTGGTGTtttcatgaatttgattcaattaattaaaattcagattaaaaaattatctcctccaacctataaataggagaataagaTATACTTGAATGCGATCaaactaattaaactaacaataatattaatactaaTTAAGCTAAGTCTCAACcaacttatattaatattttaaacataaaattttatattgaattataattcaaatataatccgcttaaatttaaattatcatatttgaagTACAATCCAGTTTAAATTAGAGTAGAGTAATTTCACCATCTAACGTTGTTGGTCTTTATTAGTTAATATTGGAAGTTGTATGTCCTTGTAatgtatttcatatttatgagATGATAAGATATCTTTTTGTAATTGAATCAAtcgaaattttatttttcatttttgttacaTCCACTCGGATGGTTTGAAGTTGTTAACTCCATGTCTAGTATGTGCAAATCCCTCATAAAAACTATACATACAAATCCCTTGAAAGAACCTTTTGGTCTTTATAATCGAACTCACTTATTAACTTCAACTACCATATCCCATTTGAGGTAACCCAGGTCACATCATAACATCACTTTACCTAAATCTATAGCAATAGATCACTTGAAATCTTGTCCCTGACCCACCAATAACGACACAACACGTTGCTCCACGGGATGGGAAACCATATGTATATAAGGCTCAAGGCCTCAAGCTAGAGGCAAGCAACCCATACTCCTACTATCTCTACCTCTACACCAGTTTTAACTCTTAGTCTCCTATTTAGGTCACTTAGTGAATGATTCATTATGCTGTCTTAAACAAAGTAAACCAGTTATCTTCACTACCTATTCCTTCGTGTATCaacactttttcatttttctttggtaCATATTacaaattaaggaaaaaggatGACACGAACAAAATTTGAATCTTAATATTTGAGGTGCCAACAAAGGGCTTAACtgactatttttaattttcagcaaacattttaattaattcaatctatttaaaaattgatcaaactttaattattctaccatcttaaaattttaaatttcttcgttcagaaaggaaattaatttttcataatttaaataaatgtaatcAGTCAAGAGAAATTCAAACACAAAATATTAGCAAAATATACATCTTTAATAAGTTAAAACTTCCAACATGCATAATTAATGAAAGGGGACCATAATCTTTATATATGTGGTCCATTCCATTTCCCAGAGCCCATCAGTTCAAAACTTTTTACTCCATTACTTGAAATTTTCACACACattattaaatacataaatttgactttttaatataatttaaaacattaaacaacTTTTTAAATAGAAGTACTCATGAGTCTATCAAATTTACCTCGAatgattgaaaataattatttacccaTGAATTAAAACAGCAAAGAACTGCCTAAACTAGCTAAAAATCTAAAACCAAATACAAATTGGGAAGTGAGAGATGTCATTCTCATCAACATCCTTAAATCTAATCTTTAGCTGATTAAAAGAATGGTTTTAAAGAAAGCATGTAATGATTTAAGAATGAAAAGTATGTTTTAAGATGATGTAATGGAGTGGCGCAATATAGTTGTAAAAGGATGAAATGGTCCCATGGCATAAGCACCCTATTTTGTGATGATAGAATCCTTTTAACTTTTGGCAGTAGTCAAAATTATTCTACATGAAGATAAAAAAGAATCTTACCTCAGGCAAGCAGGCTCCATTTTCAACTAATATCACAGAAACTTAGGCCCATATTGGTCACCATCTTAGCCTTTGGACACCCAATTTGCAAACTGCAATGACAATGACTTCAGTCCTGTGTTCAGTTTCTGGCTCTTCCTTGTTCATGTCAATTGCATGCATTTTTTGGCTGTTCTTCTCTGCAATACCTTTCGGCCGTTGATCCCTTTCAAATTCCCATGTTTGATAATATTTACAAAGGTTAAAAAATAAGTCGCTTTTTTTGATTTCGAAATTTAAGtcaaattgttaattttatttttaaaattatcagtGTGACAGCCAtgtaactaaatttaataaaataatattaacaattaaacttggattttgaagttttaaaagaGAGGAACtaaatttctagaaattaaatttcaattttgtgaaAAGTACATACACTTATATTTTAACCTATCctattcatgattttttttcattgaacAAAGAAAAGAATCCGAAAAATGTCAgctacaaaaagaaaatgatatgaAGGCTTGACAAATAGTCAAGTCGTACCGAAACAGAATAAACTACACATAGCAAAGCAAGAGTTGATattagaaatattaatttagggttttaaaagaaaatgttgggGTTGGGTTGTATGGTTACATTTTGATATGTTAAAAgtcaattaaaaacaatatatattctgtttctttttctctttagtAAGGAGTAAACAACCTTTTGGCAAAGCATCATACtactattaatttatttttaataaaaataattaaaatacaataaccACTAAGATTTAcacacaaatatttttaaaccttATAATTTTGGTGCCATggaaagaaattcaaatttaaagagCTCCAACAACTTCCAAGGTCTTAATACTAGTTTGAAAACTTAATCAACcttctttattatattatacaggaagtttaattttgaaattaagcattaaaatccaacttatttttatcataaatcaAGCTTCAACTTTAAAAATGGATTCCACCCTCAAATGTTATGTTTACGTTTCATTTAAACCCAGCAAAATCACAAAATCAATGGTGGAAGTGCACCATAGAGCCGaaagtcaaattgcattttatctCCTATAATAAAAGCTGAAGAAATTAATCtctatacattaaatcaaaaaacaaattcatcttttttaaacatttatactCTTAAAAACTTACGTGACTAACAGAATAACCAAACACTGATATGTGACGTGCCACATGTACCTCATGCTGAGTCAATGACAAATTTTTAACGCTAGAAATGGATAGAATTTTCAACAAAAGAACAAATTTGTTCTTGGGTCTAGCGTACAAAagttattttaccattttcttgAGTAAAAGAACCAAAATACAATCCAACTCGTAGCTCATGAATTTATGGAGTCCAATACTGAAATAGCATTAAcatcaacaagaaaataaccCCTCCAAATCTTCCCTACAATATCCTTTTAGTTTCTTTCCTTCTACCTTTTGCTTGGTTCAGTAAGactaacatgaaaaaaaaaaaaaacacaaacgCATAAAACATAAAGCAAAATTTGCATGACAGAACAATGAAGCAGGCTTGACttggaataaataaaaaaaaattctgggttttttctttttggtactTTAGAGGAACAAAGAGATcgaagaacaaagaaaattctgAAATGCAACAAAATCAAGGGGGAAAAGGGGGGCGAGAACTAAAACGATAATCAAACAGGGGTTTTTTTATATTCGACATACGGATAAAGTCCCATTAATTAAACAGCATTCCTTAAACAGAGTTTGATAAGAAAAGGATAATGAAGATGAAACCAAGGGAAAGTAATTGGAGAAGCTTTTTGGGGCATTCCCCACTATTTTCTTTAAAGATCAACAAGCATTACAAACTATATATTGCATACCAGAAATGCACTTAGATCCAGGATGTCCGATAATCTTGAGAGCTAGAAGTAGGTACCCTCGGGAGGTTGAACCAGCTTTCGGTTATGTGGTGCCGCCATCTCCTTTTTCAGCTGTGTCAGTAAATCCTCCATGGTATACTCCCTCTGCCAATTTGCAAGAAGTCCAAACTTCTTTGGTTCCACCTGTTGTCATCGCATGTCATCAAATTCTTGTCATTCAGTTTTCTGTAAGCGtactcataaaaatataaaaaaaatacagttGCATTAATCAGAGTGCCCTGGATTTAAGAAGAATCGAGTATCTGAATTGGGGTTGGGGGTTGGGCAGTTTACacaatcaaacaaaaccagaCTGCACCATTCTCAAACCATTAAATTGTTATAATAACCGATCAATAAAAGCAGCATAAGATCAACCGGAAAATACAGATATGAAACAAGTTATTAGCATACCACTCCAGTTTCGTGGTTAACACAAGTCATGTTGATTCTTGAATGAAAACGGACGCTTGGTGGCTTCTCTGGATAATCTTTATCACAGAACAGCTTCAGCTGATAGATTCGACCTTCATGTACAGTCTGACAACaggaaaaacaaaattcaacTCAAAGAAAGAAACTGAAATTCATGTACGAAATGGTCACTTTCAAAATCACAAAGTAAAACATCA from Gossypium raimondii isolate GPD5lz chromosome 1, ASM2569854v1, whole genome shotgun sequence harbors:
- the LOC105786309 gene encoding ubiquitin-conjugating enzyme E2 variant 1D; amino-acid sequence: MTLGSGGSSVVVPRNFRLLEELERGEKGIGDGTVSYGMDDGDDIYMRSWTGTIIGPHNTVHEGRIYQLKLFCDKDYPEKPPSVRFHSRINMTCVNHETGVVEPKKFGLLANWQREYTMEDLLTQLKKEMAAPHNRKLVQPPEGTYF